A single window of Sphaerodactylus townsendi isolate TG3544 linkage group LG03, MPM_Stown_v2.3, whole genome shotgun sequence DNA harbors:
- the LOC125427692 gene encoding LOW QUALITY PROTEIN: cholinesterase-like (The sequence of the model RefSeq protein was modified relative to this genomic sequence to represent the inferred CDS: deleted 2 bases in 1 codon; substituted 1 base at 1 genomic stop codon) — translation MGSKRHPETKPPPGAPLGATPAPTEPGVALPCPPVSTFDYAFKLWLGLDRMMGPLPHLFVPYPRAGKVASGGKLKPLLHVPSSKLGITCSGTGDSPQLSHAFLLILMLQGIGIPDSTPLCRGVITRSAMTSGLHQVLLRLLVLFLLSSTPASGDDTMVVTSSGPVQGRHLTTSSGMVTAFLGIPYAEPPEGTLRFQKPRPHQPWSHILQATSFGHSCYQQSLDPSSDELYSESESTLPLSEDCLFLNIWVPHPRPSAPASVLVWIHGGGFLSGSGSLDRSYLAATENIIVASMNYRLSALGFLSLPPEAPGNIGLWDQHLALSWLKENMAAFGGDPTRITLGGQSAGAASVGFHLLSPVSQDLFAQATLQSGASISPWAWVNPKETQVRGKTLGQLLGCSGNSNRIIVSCLQRKKPGEIMQKLPILRQKVLLDTVFVPTTDGEFLPGAPRKLLEAEHFPAKPLSXRASISTEGSLFLSAGAPGFSLYNDSLINRQQLLEGLHLLLPDASDSTVEMIDIIYSRGEQGGERYASIRNALVRASGDYLFLCPVAMVANVMIETGSPVFAYSFSHRPSFISAVPDWIGVPHCAELPYLFGDPLSGAGVNITYPPAELELSQRVMRYWGEFVKTGFPDGEQGRNWPVYTGESFFQISTRPTQDEEIPAGYCIFWELLATGDPRIKLEAINSNSTHPTSRGNRSRACLQCELKDSFMFAPISIRVP, via the exons atggggtccAAACGGCACCCCGAGACAAAGCCTCCTCCAGGCGCCCCCCTGGGGGCAACCCCAGCCCCCACAGAGCCTGGggtggccctgccctgcccacct GTCAGCACCTTTGACTATGccttcaagttatg GTTGGGCCTTGACCGGATGATGGGTCCCCTCCCACACCTCTTTGTCCCCTACCCCAGG GCTGGGAAAGTGGCATCTGGGGGAAAGTTGAAGCCCCTTCTCCATGTGCCTTCATCCAAATTGGGCATCACTTGCTCAGGAACAGGTGACAGCCCACAACTCAG ccatgccttcctcctcatcctcatGCTACAAGGCATTGGCATCCCCGACTCCACTCCGCTCTGTCGCGGGGTCATCACAAGAT CTGCCATGACATCTGGTTTACACCAAGTACTTTTACGCCTGCTTGTTCTGTTCCTGCTGAGCTCCACTCCCGCTTCTGGGGACGATACCATGGTGGTCACTAGCAGCGGCCCAGTCCAAGGCAGGCACCTCACAACATCGTCTGGCATGGTGACAGCTTTCCTGGGCATCCCTTATGCTGAACCTCCTGAGGGGACCCTGCGTTTTCAGAAGCCCCGTCCTCACCAGCCTTGGAGCCACATCTTACAGGCTACCAGCTTTGGCCATTCCTGCTACCAGCAGAGTCTAGACCCTTCCAGCGACGAGCTATATTCCGAATCAGAGTCTACCTTACCACTTTCTGAAGACTGCCTTTTCCTCAACATCTGGGTGCCTCATCCCCGGCCTTCTGCCCCAGCCTCCGTTCTTGTCTGGATCCATGGAGGTGGTTTTCTTAGTGGGAGCGGTTCCCTTGACAGAAGCTACTTGGCTGCAACTGAGAACATCATTGTGGCTTCCATGAACTACCGTTTAAGTGCTTTGGGTTTTCTCTCACTTCCCCCAGAAGCTCCGGGAAACATCGGCTTGTGGGACCAACATCTGGCATTGAGCTGGTTGAAGGAGAACATGGCTGCCTTTGGTGGAGATCCAACTCGGATAACCCTAGGTGGACAAAGCGCGGGGGCTGCATCTGTTGGTTTCCATCTTCTCTCCCCAGTGAGCCAGGATTTATTTGCTCAGGCCACTTTACAAAGCGGagcctccatttccccctgggCTTGGGTGAACCCCAAGGAGACCCAGGTGAGAGGGAAGACCCTGGGCCAGTTACTTGGCTGCAGTGGAAACAGCAACAGAATCATTGTGAGCTGCCTGCAGAGAAAAAAACCCGGAGAAATTATGCAAAAATTGCCGATCTTAAGACAGAAGGTTTTGTTAGATACTGTCTTTGTGCCAACGACAGATGGAGAATTCCTTCCAGGTGCCCCTCGGAAACTCTTGGAGGCTGAGCATTTCCCAGCTAAACCCTTGTCCTGACGGGCTTCAATTTCCACGGAGGGTTCCCTGTTCCTCTCAGCGGGCGCTCCTGGTTTTAGCCTCTACAATGACAGTCTGATCAACCGTCAACAACTACTGGAGGGTCTCCATCTCTTGCTTCCAGATGCTTCTGATAGCACAGTTGAGATGATTGACATCATCTACAGTCGGGGAGAGCAAGGGGGGGAG AGGTATGCGAGTATCAGAAATGCTTTGGTTAGAGCTTCAGGGGACTATCTGTTCTTGTGCCCAGTGGCTATGGTGGCCAACGTAATGATAGAAACTGGAAGCCCCGTTTTTGCATATTCTTTCAGCCACCGCCCTTCTTTCATCTCCGCTGTACCCGATTGGATCGGGGTACCCCACTGTGCTGAGCTGCCTTATCTTTTTGGTGACCCACTGTCTGGGGCAGGTGTCAACATCACATACCCACCAGCTGAGTTGGAACTGAGCCAAAGGGTTATGCGGTATTGGGGAGAGTTTGTCAAGACTGG GTTTCCTGATGGGGAACAAGGAAGGAATTGGCCTGTTTATACAGGGGAAAGTTTCTTCCAGATAAGCACACGTCCCACTCAGGATGAGGAGATACCAGCTGGTTATTGCATCTTCTGGGAGCTGTTGGCCACTGGGGATCCTAGAA TTAAGCTGGAAGCGATCAATTCTAATTCCACCCATCCCACttccagaggcaaccgcagccgg GCCTGCCTGCAGTGTGAGCTGAAGGACTCCTTCATGTTTGCACCCATTTCCATTAGAGTCCCCTGA